The following coding sequences are from one Parabacteroides pacaensis window:
- a CDS encoding glycoside hydrolase family 97 protein, with product MKHKPFFLFAVLISFLCIGNANAKTIDLKSPNGEIKVTVEVTDKISYSINYGNDLILDNCLLQMDLGTEVLGVDPKLKKTKRYAIQEEIRREIPLRTAIVKNDCEVLLLTFRNDYSVEFRAFNDGVAYRFITNKKGDVEVKGETFQINFPETYTAHLSKTGSFKTSYENPYSHVKTTDYKASDKMTTLPVLLSTDKSYKILISEADLSDYPCMFLKSTGNNGMESLFPPVPLEFGEDGDRSLKILKEADYIAKTSGSRSFPWRVFVISKEDKQIIENQLVFCLSRPNELPETDWIKPGQVSWEWWHDARLYGVDFRSGYNMDSYKYYIDFASKFGIPYIIMDEGWAKSTRDPFTPNPTIDLQELIRYGKSKNVKIVLWLTWLTVENHFDLFKTFSDWGIAGVKIDFMDRSDQWMVNYYERVAKEAAKHHLFVDFHGAFKPAGLERRYPNILSYEGVLGMEQGGRCTPENSIYLPFIRNAVGPMDFTPGSMLSAQPEDNRYTRANAMGSGTRAFQMALFVVFESGLQMLADNPVYYYREKECTDFISSVPVTWDELKVLHAEVGKSVVLARRHGDKWFIGAIAGNQPTEVTVSLDFLNEGKNYQFTYFQDGINADRQAMDYKKHSSTAKKGDTVTIHTVRNGGWAAVLE from the coding sequence ATGAAACACAAACCATTTTTTCTTTTTGCTGTTCTTATTAGCTTCCTTTGTATCGGGAATGCGAACGCAAAAACAATTGACTTAAAGTCGCCAAACGGTGAAATCAAAGTTACGGTAGAGGTAACTGACAAAATCAGCTATTCTATAAACTACGGCAATGATCTGATATTAGATAATTGCCTTCTTCAAATGGATTTAGGCACAGAAGTCCTGGGCGTTGATCCTAAATTGAAAAAGACGAAACGATATGCCATTCAGGAAGAGATCCGCCGCGAGATCCCTCTTCGTACAGCTATCGTAAAAAATGACTGCGAGGTACTTCTTCTTACTTTCCGTAACGATTATTCGGTAGAGTTCCGGGCATTTAATGACGGGGTGGCTTATCGTTTTATTACGAATAAGAAAGGCGATGTGGAAGTAAAAGGAGAAACCTTTCAAATTAATTTTCCGGAAACTTATACAGCGCATCTTTCTAAAACCGGTTCTTTTAAAACTTCCTATGAAAATCCCTATTCCCACGTAAAGACAACCGATTACAAAGCTTCCGATAAAATGACCACGCTTCCTGTGCTCCTTTCTACCGATAAATCTTACAAGATTTTGATCAGTGAAGCAGACTTGTCGGATTACCCTTGTATGTTTTTAAAAAGTACCGGAAATAATGGGATGGAATCTCTTTTTCCACCGGTTCCTTTGGAATTCGGCGAAGATGGCGACCGTAGTCTAAAGATCTTAAAGGAGGCGGACTATATAGCGAAGACTTCCGGCTCCCGTTCTTTCCCGTGGCGTGTATTTGTAATCAGCAAAGAAGACAAACAGATTATCGAAAACCAACTGGTATTTTGCCTCTCGCGTCCGAACGAATTGCCGGAAACGGATTGGATCAAGCCGGGACAGGTAAGTTGGGAGTGGTGGCATGATGCCCGCTTGTATGGAGTCGATTTCCGTTCGGGCTACAACATGGACTCGTATAAATATTATATTGATTTTGCCTCTAAATTCGGTATTCCTTATATTATTATGGATGAAGGTTGGGCAAAAAGTACTCGTGATCCGTTTACTCCGAATCCTACGATCGATTTGCAGGAACTAATCCGGTACGGCAAATCGAAGAATGTGAAGATTGTCCTTTGGCTCACTTGGTTAACGGTAGAAAACCATTTCGACCTTTTCAAGACTTTTAGCGATTGGGGCATTGCCGGTGTGAAGATCGATTTCATGGATCGTAGCGACCAGTGGATGGTAAATTATTATGAACGGGTGGCTAAAGAAGCGGCAAAGCATCATTTGTTTGTAGACTTCCACGGTGCGTTCAAACCTGCCGGATTGGAACGGCGTTATCCGAATATCCTTTCTTATGAAGGAGTGTTGGGAATGGAACAAGGCGGACGTTGCACGCCGGAAAATAGTATTTATCTTCCTTTTATCCGGAATGCGGTAGGACCTATGGATTTTACTCCGGGTTCTATGCTTTCTGCACAGCCGGAAGATAACCGCTATACCCGTGCGAATGCAATGGGGTCGGGTACACGGGCTTTCCAGATGGCGTTGTTCGTGGTATTCGAAAGCGGCCTGCAAATGTTGGCCGATAATCCTGTTTATTATTACCGGGAGAAAGAATGTACGGATTTTATTTCCAGCGTTCCGGTTACCTGGGACGAATTGAAAGTATTGCATGCGGAAGTGGGTAAAAGCGTGGTATTGGCCCGCCGGCACGGAGATAAATGGTTTATCGGTGCTATTGCAGGCAATCAGCCTACAGAGGTGACGGTTTCTTTGGATTTCTTGAATGAGGGCAAAAATTATCAGTTTACCTATTTCCAAGATGGTATCAATGCCGACCGTCAGGCAATGGATTATAAAAAACATTCTTCTACGGCAAAGAAAGGCGATACCGTTACAATCCATACGGTACGTAACGGAGGCTGGGCTGCCGTGCTGGAATAA
- a CDS encoding glycoside hydrolase family 125 protein, whose protein sequence is MTTRRNFLRAGSLSLAGLLVGQKSFSSVTETWMQPEESGMQAGKYVCKRPAPGKRNFTSKVVEETIASTKARIKDPKLAWMFENCYPNTLDTTCEFKMKNGKPDTFILTGDIHAMWLRDSSAQVFPYVEYANKDKELKNMLAGVINRQNWCILIDPYANGFNESATGSEWESDNTEMKKELHERKWEIDSLCYPIRLAYHYWKATGDTSPFDADWVKAMGKVYQTFTEQQRKNGLGPYKFTRKTDRQGDTLLNFGYGSPVNPVGLIVSSFRPSDDATLFGFLIPSNLFAVTSLRQLSEMMRKIKNDHTFADRCDALALEVENAVNKYGVFEHPDFGKVYAFEVDGYGGRVYMDDANVPSLLALPYLGCVDMNDPIYQNTRKMILSSANPYFFKGKAAEGIGGPHIGFDYIWPMSIIMRANTTNDIEEIRYCVRTLRDTDGETGFMHESFHKDDPKDFTRSWFAWANTLFGEMIHRLVEEGKLKEYFT, encoded by the coding sequence ATGACAACAAGACGAAATTTCCTTCGTGCCGGCTCTCTTTCTTTAGCCGGCTTATTAGTGGGACAAAAGAGTTTTTCTTCCGTAACAGAAACATGGATGCAGCCGGAAGAGTCCGGAATGCAAGCCGGAAAGTATGTTTGCAAACGGCCTGCTCCCGGAAAACGTAACTTTACTTCCAAGGTAGTAGAAGAAACAATCGCCAGTACAAAAGCGCGGATTAAAGATCCGAAACTGGCCTGGATGTTTGAAAACTGTTATCCGAATACTTTGGATACCACTTGTGAGTTTAAAATGAAAAACGGTAAACCCGATACGTTTATCTTAACCGGCGATATCCATGCCATGTGGTTGCGTGACTCTTCTGCCCAGGTGTTTCCCTATGTAGAATATGCCAACAAAGATAAAGAATTGAAAAACATGTTGGCGGGAGTGATTAACCGTCAGAACTGGTGCATTTTGATCGATCCGTATGCCAACGGATTCAATGAGAGCGCAACGGGTAGCGAATGGGAATCCGACAACACCGAAATGAAGAAAGAACTCCATGAACGCAAATGGGAAATCGATTCTTTGTGTTATCCGATCCGTCTGGCCTATCACTATTGGAAAGCAACGGGTGATACCTCCCCCTTCGATGCCGATTGGGTAAAAGCCATGGGGAAAGTGTACCAAACCTTTACCGAACAACAACGTAAAAACGGATTGGGACCGTATAAGTTTACTCGTAAAACCGATCGTCAGGGCGACACGTTGTTAAACTTCGGCTACGGAAGCCCCGTGAACCCGGTCGGATTGATCGTCTCTTCTTTCCGTCCGTCGGACGATGCTACCTTATTCGGCTTTTTAATACCTTCCAACCTGTTTGCCGTTACCTCTTTGCGTCAACTCTCTGAGATGATGCGCAAAATAAAGAACGATCATACTTTTGCCGACCGTTGCGATGCGCTGGCTTTAGAAGTAGAAAATGCCGTGAATAAGTATGGCGTGTTCGAACATCCTGATTTCGGAAAAGTATATGCTTTTGAAGTAGACGGATATGGCGGTCGCGTATATATGGATGATGCCAATGTGCCCAGTTTATTGGCGTTGCCTTACCTGGGGTGTGTGGATATGAACGATCCCATCTATCAGAATACACGCAAAATGATTTTAAGCTCGGCAAATCCCTATTTCTTTAAAGGGAAAGCTGCCGAAGGGATTGGTGGTCCGCATATCGGTTTTGATTATATCTGGCCGATGAGTATTATCATGCGGGCTAATACCACAAACGATATAGAGGAAATCCGTTATTGTGTCCGGACATTGCGGGATACCGACGGGGAAACCGGTTTTATGCATGAATCGTTCCACAAAGATGATCCGAAAGATTTTACCCGTTCCTGGTTTGCCTGGGCCAATACTTTATTCGGTGAAATGATTCATCGGTTAGTAGAAGAAGGAAAACTCAAGGAATACTTTACATAA